The following proteins come from a genomic window of Enterobacter chengduensis:
- the srlA gene encoding PTS glucitol/sorbitol transporter subunit IIC yields MWTVSLAEAFIHVFQTAGKIFLDMMTRLIPMLICLLLAINFLMKLVGTVRMEKVAALLGRSRILTYGVLPVLGWFFMSSPGALTLGKLLPEKSKPGYEDALGTTSHPLTSLFPHVVPSELFVWLGVAAGVKALGLPVTSLALRYIAAAMLIGLIRGIITEYLFLRLSKRGNAP; encoded by the coding sequence ATGTGGACAGTCAGCCTCGCTGAGGCGTTTATTCATGTATTCCAGACCGCAGGCAAAATCTTCCTCGACATGATGACCAGGCTTATCCCGATGCTTATCTGCCTGCTGCTGGCCATCAACTTCCTGATGAAGCTGGTCGGGACCGTCAGAATGGAGAAGGTCGCCGCCCTGCTCGGCCGCTCGCGCATTCTCACCTACGGCGTGCTGCCGGTACTCGGCTGGTTCTTTATGAGCAGCCCCGGCGCGCTGACCCTCGGTAAGCTCCTGCCTGAGAAGAGCAAGCCTGGTTATGAAGATGCCCTCGGCACCACATCCCATCCCCTCACCAGCCTGTTTCCCCACGTGGTGCCGTCGGAGTTGTTTGTCTGGCTCGGCGTCGCCGCCGGGGTTAAGGCGCTCGGCCTGCCCGTTACTTCGCTGGCGCTGCGCTATATCGCCGCCGCTATGCTGATTGGTTTAATCCGCGGGATTATCACCGAGTACCTGTTCCTGCGGCTCAGCAAGCGGGGGAATGCGCCATGA
- a CDS encoding PTS glucitol/sorbitol transporter subunit IIA: protein MMIYCARIVAIGLFVADGLTDKMLITFDSNGPKDCLDYSLSLEPSFREEILMILPGDRLMLAGHDYLITAVGKGAQQALFELGHLTLVFNGDLNPCHVGAVHLSGPVPNLRDLHGNLVIEEGRP, encoded by the coding sequence ATGATGATTTACTGCGCGCGTATCGTCGCCATCGGGCTGTTTGTCGCCGACGGCCTCACCGACAAGATGCTCATCACCTTCGACAGCAACGGGCCTAAGGACTGTCTGGATTACTCGCTATCACTGGAGCCGTCGTTCCGGGAAGAGATCCTGATGATACTCCCCGGCGACCGCCTGATGCTGGCAGGGCATGATTATCTGATTACTGCCGTCGGCAAGGGGGCACAGCAGGCGCTGTTTGAACTCGGTCATCTGACGCTGGTGTTCAATGGTGACCTGAATCCCTGCCACGTCGGGGCGGTTCATCTCTCCGGCCCGGTGCCGAACCTGCGTGACCTGCACGGTAACCTGGTGATTGAGGAGGGACGCCCATGA
- the srlE gene encoding PTS glucitol/sorbitol transporter subunit IIB translates to MNTVLIPPGPGGYGKGLWLPVGSGKKVLSLTGREIHPVAIEIGALTESEVVNGFADIPPDNDILCVVINCAGSLRCGLYPQKGIPTINVLPTWRAGPLAQFINEDNYVSGVTMEQLVLVDTAEAPDGEPESVPFAAPRVITTPPPARGAEKLVRMVEQTGIAVGHVIALLFAASREAVDVSLRNVIPFMAFVSLLIALVQETALGSLIAHALTPLANSLWGLVLLSLICGIPFLSPVLGPGAAISQVIGVMIGTQIGAGAISPAFALPALFAINVQVGCDFVPVGLSMQEAKPETIAKGVPAFLLSRQLTGPLAVIIGWLFSLGLF, encoded by the coding sequence ATGAACACGGTGCTTATTCCGCCCGGTCCCGGTGGCTACGGTAAAGGGCTGTGGCTGCCCGTTGGCAGCGGCAAAAAAGTGCTGTCGCTGACCGGACGCGAGATTCATCCGGTGGCGATAGAAATTGGCGCACTCACCGAATCGGAAGTGGTGAACGGCTTCGCCGATATCCCGCCGGATAACGACATCCTGTGCGTGGTGATTAACTGCGCCGGGTCCCTGCGCTGCGGCCTGTATCCGCAGAAGGGCATCCCGACCATCAACGTGCTGCCCACCTGGCGCGCGGGGCCGCTGGCGCAGTTTATTAACGAGGATAACTACGTCTCCGGCGTGACGATGGAGCAACTGGTTCTGGTGGATACGGCCGAAGCGCCGGACGGTGAACCGGAGTCCGTGCCTTTCGCTGCACCACGGGTCATCACCACTCCTCCACCTGCGCGTGGCGCGGAGAAGCTGGTGCGCATGGTCGAGCAGACCGGCATCGCCGTCGGCCACGTTATCGCCCTGCTGTTCGCCGCCAGCCGTGAAGCGGTGGACGTGTCGCTGCGCAACGTTATCCCGTTCATGGCCTTTGTCTCGCTGCTGATTGCCCTGGTGCAGGAGACCGCGCTCGGCAGCCTGATAGCCCACGCCCTGACGCCGCTGGCGAACTCGCTGTGGGGACTGGTGCTGCTGTCGCTCATCTGCGGCATTCCGTTCCTCTCCCCGGTGCTCGGACCGGGGGCGGCCATCTCACAGGTGATTGGCGTGATGATTGGCACACAGATTGGCGCAGGGGCGATATCTCCGGCCTTCGCCCTGCCCGCCCTGTTTGCCATCAACGTGCAGGTTGGCTGCGACTTCGTGCCTGTTGGCCTTTCGATGCAGGAGGCAAAACCGGAAACCATCGCGAAGGGCGTCCCCGCCTTCCTGCTGTCGAGACAACTGACCGGACCGCTGGCCGTCATCATCGGCTGGTTGTTTTCCCTGGGCTTATTCTGA
- a CDS encoding Gfo/Idh/MocA family protein, whose translation MNKIRAAVVGAGIYGRHHMNAYRHNPDTVLVAICDTDTERCDDLAMTCGVMGYTRLETLLEEEAIDVVSVATPDPYHTESILTALRHGKHVLAEKPLATSVRECELIVEMAQQRDLLVGVDFHKRWDPAVMRIKAELEKPEAGRILRGHISMDDVISVPTEWLDWAGASSPVWFLGSHCFDLMRHLSGQEVVSVFAVGQKRLMAECGLDTFDSVQSLLTMADGSSWVVENSWVLPEGFPKDNDGRIDILCEATYIRSTSQHRGLEITTPGMTLTPNSYFINYRNGVASGFGIDPINDFVRAVRHKAPYPVTAVDGLAISRICEAVHHSLESGKPERPITP comes from the coding sequence ATGAACAAAATCAGAGCCGCCGTGGTCGGCGCAGGTATCTACGGCAGACACCACATGAACGCGTACCGCCATAACCCGGATACCGTACTGGTCGCCATCTGCGACACCGACACAGAACGCTGCGACGACCTTGCCATGACCTGTGGCGTGATGGGTTACACCCGGCTGGAAACGCTGCTGGAAGAAGAGGCTATCGACGTTGTCTCGGTGGCCACTCCGGACCCGTACCACACCGAATCCATCCTCACCGCCCTGCGCCACGGCAAGCATGTGCTGGCGGAGAAACCGCTCGCCACCTCAGTACGCGAGTGCGAGCTTATCGTGGAGATGGCGCAGCAGCGGGACCTGCTGGTCGGCGTCGATTTCCACAAGCGCTGGGACCCGGCGGTGATGCGCATTAAGGCTGAACTGGAAAAACCAGAAGCCGGGCGTATCCTGCGCGGGCATATCAGCATGGATGATGTCATCAGCGTACCAACGGAGTGGCTGGACTGGGCAGGCGCAAGCTCCCCGGTGTGGTTTCTGGGTTCCCATTGTTTTGACCTGATGCGCCATCTTTCCGGTCAGGAGGTGGTGTCGGTGTTCGCCGTCGGGCAGAAGCGCCTGATGGCTGAATGCGGCCTCGACACCTTCGACAGCGTACAGAGCCTGCTGACGATGGCCGACGGCAGTTCGTGGGTGGTGGAAAACTCGTGGGTGCTGCCGGAGGGCTTTCCGAAGGACAACGACGGGCGTATCGATATTCTCTGCGAGGCAACCTATATCCGCAGCACTTCACAGCATCGCGGGCTGGAAATCACCACGCCGGGCATGACGCTCACGCCTAACAGCTATTTCATCAACTACCGCAACGGCGTCGCCAGCGGCTTTGGTATCGACCCCATCAATGATTTTGTGCGGGCGGTCAGGCATAAAGCGCCGTATCCGGTCACCGCAGTGGACGGACTGGCGATCAGCCGGATTTGTGAGGCGGTGCATCACAGCCTGGAGAGTGGCAAACCTGAACGCCCGATAACGCCATAA
- a CDS encoding lipase family protein, with amino-acid sequence MNIESYDDDISKLIVDINKANWDDEWFDPVKAHICCRLSQLSYLAIPKYEFEKRGRFKIIPSEEFQRIMRGGITSAILTEEKISRLISQIIDNDGAPNAFVISGTQLVHVGVRVNNIIFVAVRGTAQLYKSSKLYDIGLDLNVRKVRIFDNIFLHKGFYSAAMENLQYLYKRIHELANGRSDVKVIFTGHSLGGAIAAILTNHFQQLLPNADRAYYPFIARKWTKHDRIPYRYNLSLHSSYTFGTPRIMNLAGASYLMSPYTICHTGDIIANMPPKILNYADFTFRHEMDLDTYSSREVTKKWSWKNAPLVKRVLSKFRYHDISNYVLTCEHLIK; translated from the coding sequence ATGAATATTGAGAGCTATGATGACGACATCAGTAAATTAATAGTAGACATCAATAAGGCTAATTGGGATGATGAATGGTTTGATCCAGTAAAAGCACACATCTGCTGTCGCCTATCACAATTATCATATCTTGCAATACCTAAATATGAATTTGAAAAAAGAGGCAGGTTTAAAATCATTCCAAGTGAAGAATTTCAACGTATAATGCGTGGTGGGATTACAAGTGCTATTCTTACAGAAGAAAAAATTTCCAGATTGATATCGCAGATAATAGATAATGATGGAGCACCAAACGCATTTGTTATATCTGGAACACAACTTGTTCATGTTGGTGTGAGAGTTAATAATATAATTTTTGTCGCTGTGCGTGGGACCGCACAACTATATAAAAGCTCCAAATTATATGATATTGGTTTAGATTTAAATGTCAGAAAGGTACGTATATTTGATAACATATTTCTTCATAAAGGGTTTTATTCTGCCGCAATGGAGAACCTTCAATATTTATACAAAAGAATCCACGAACTTGCCAATGGCAGAAGCGACGTAAAGGTCATATTTACTGGTCATTCTCTTGGTGGTGCTATTGCGGCGATTTTAACTAATCATTTCCAGCAATTGTTACCAAATGCAGATCGGGCATATTATCCATTTATCGCCAGGAAATGGACCAAACATGATAGAATACCATATAGATATAATTTATCGTTACATTCATCATATACATTTGGTACTCCACGCATTATGAACCTGGCAGGTGCTTCTTATTTAATGTCTCCATATACAATATGCCATACCGGTGATATCATTGCTAATATGCCACCAAAAATTTTAAACTATGCAGATTTTACATTTCGTCACGAAATGGATTTGGATACTTATTCATCTCGTGAAGTTACAAAAAAATGGTCATGGAAAAACGCACCGTTAGTGAAACGTGTTTTATCGAAATTTAGATACCATGACATTAGTAATTATGTATTAACATGTGAGCATTTAATTAAATGA
- a CDS encoding zinc-dependent alcohol dehydrogenase family protein, giving the protein MQAVVLNSPGGLENVRLKQLPDPGKPGYGQIRVALHATSLNFHDLLVASGAVPSADQRILMADGAGIVEATGEGVSEFRPGDRVISTFFPQWPDGTPFESVGDFQLTPGDGCDGFATEYVIRPASHFTHSPQGWSHAEAATLTTSGLTAWRALVVDAKLKAGDTVLTLGTGGVSVTALQIAKSMGAKVIATSSSDEKLARLGELGADHLINYRTNPQWGKTVKEITNGRGADVIVEIGGPGTLTQSIEAVRIGGHIALIGVLTGTEGTVPTAMLMAKQANLKGLIVGSRRMQQDLVSAMNQTGIRPVISDQFTGLSSIVDALCHMAGKKHFGKITVEW; this is encoded by the coding sequence ATGCAAGCAGTCGTACTGAACTCCCCTGGCGGGCTTGAAAATGTCAGATTAAAACAGCTGCCGGATCCTGGAAAACCGGGTTATGGTCAGATTCGTGTAGCACTACACGCAACCTCGTTAAACTTCCACGATTTGCTGGTTGCCAGCGGAGCGGTACCGTCAGCAGATCAGCGCATTCTGATGGCCGACGGTGCCGGAATCGTCGAAGCAACGGGTGAAGGCGTCAGTGAATTCAGACCGGGCGACCGGGTAATTTCAACCTTCTTTCCTCAATGGCCTGACGGCACCCCTTTTGAATCAGTGGGTGACTTCCAGCTTACACCCGGTGATGGATGTGATGGGTTTGCTACAGAATACGTTATCCGGCCAGCCTCGCATTTTACGCATTCTCCTCAGGGCTGGAGCCATGCGGAAGCCGCCACGCTGACAACATCGGGGCTGACAGCCTGGCGAGCTCTGGTTGTAGATGCAAAATTAAAGGCGGGCGACACGGTTCTCACCTTAGGAACGGGCGGCGTATCGGTTACAGCTTTGCAGATTGCCAAAAGTATGGGGGCAAAAGTCATCGCCACCTCTTCCTCAGACGAAAAGCTGGCACGCCTGGGAGAGCTTGGTGCCGATCACCTCATCAATTACCGCACCAACCCCCAGTGGGGGAAAACAGTTAAAGAGATAACCAACGGTCGGGGGGCCGATGTTATCGTTGAAATTGGCGGCCCGGGGACGCTGACGCAGTCGATAGAGGCGGTACGGATTGGCGGACATATTGCTTTGATTGGTGTGCTGACCGGTACTGAAGGAACAGTGCCAACTGCTATGCTAATGGCGAAACAAGCAAACCTAAAGGGGCTGATCGTTGGCAGCCGTCGCATGCAGCAGGATCTGGTCAGCGCCATGAACCAGACCGGGATTCGTCCGGTAATTTCAGACCAGTTTACTGGCTTGTCTTCCATAGTAGACGCTTTATGCCATATGGCAGGCAAAAAACACTTTGGAAAAATTACCGTGGAGTGGTAG
- a CDS encoding carboxymuconolactone decarboxylase family protein, with product MSRLHTVPVNEASGKTDELYRSIKQVMGKVPNAYLTIGSNAPALLAQTLQLNAVLAKSSLNAREREAINLAVSEESGCDYCLAAHTPLAVKAGFSEAQTRELRQGFLVDDVRIDALVKFVQLLVSTRGTVSAQHVSAFKVAGFSDQQVVETVGVVTAILFTNMINRINDTEIDFPSVQPL from the coding sequence ATGAGTCGCTTACATACTGTCCCCGTTAACGAAGCAAGTGGGAAAACCGACGAACTTTATCGCAGTATCAAACAGGTGATGGGTAAAGTACCAAACGCCTACCTTACTATCGGCAGCAATGCCCCTGCACTTCTGGCCCAGACCCTGCAGCTCAACGCCGTTCTGGCTAAAAGCAGCCTGAATGCACGTGAGCGAGAAGCAATAAACCTCGCGGTCAGTGAAGAAAGCGGCTGTGATTACTGCCTGGCAGCGCACACCCCACTGGCAGTAAAGGCAGGTTTCAGTGAAGCCCAGACGCGGGAGCTGCGTCAGGGTTTTCTGGTGGACGATGTACGTATTGATGCGCTGGTAAAATTCGTGCAGCTGCTGGTCTCTACACGCGGCACGGTATCTGCACAGCATGTCAGTGCATTTAAAGTGGCGGGTTTCAGCGACCAGCAGGTTGTTGAAACAGTGGGCGTCGTTACTGCCATATTATTCACTAATATGATTAATCGCATTAACGACACGGAGATAGACTTCCCTTCCGTTCAGCCTCTTTAA
- a CDS encoding SDR family NAD(P)-dependent oxidoreductase, giving the protein MNTMSESAKGTAVVTGASTGMGALYAAKLARMGYDLIIVARNHNRLNQMASHITADSERNVEVVAADLNDSGQLAALENRLRNDASITLLVNNAGIGTHTPLVDSDVEKMTAMINLNVVALTRLTYAVVPGFIARGRGAIINIASIVGIAPEVLNGVYGGSKAYVLAFTRSLHHELADKGIQIQAVLPSATATPFWENGGLPLSQVDPGIVMQAENMVDAALSGFMQGELITIPSLHDESRLETWERARQAIMEDFSHNVPAARYLTPSSKH; this is encoded by the coding sequence GTGAATACGATGAGTGAATCAGCAAAAGGAACGGCTGTTGTTACAGGCGCTTCAACCGGTATGGGGGCGCTCTATGCAGCAAAACTGGCCAGAATGGGGTATGACCTGATTATTGTGGCCCGTAATCACAACCGCCTGAACCAGATGGCCAGCCATATCACGGCTGACAGCGAGCGTAACGTGGAGGTGGTGGCGGCCGATCTGAATGATTCAGGCCAGCTCGCTGCGCTTGAAAACAGGCTGCGCAATGATGCAAGCATCACGCTGTTGGTCAATAACGCGGGGATAGGGACACACACGCCGCTGGTTGACAGTGATGTTGAAAAGATGACCGCCATGATTAACCTGAACGTGGTTGCTCTTACCCGCCTGACTTACGCCGTGGTGCCAGGCTTCATTGCGCGTGGGCGTGGGGCTATCATCAATATTGCGTCCATTGTCGGAATAGCGCCGGAAGTGTTGAATGGCGTATACGGTGGCAGCAAGGCCTACGTACTGGCATTCACCCGTTCACTGCACCATGAATTAGCCGATAAAGGTATTCAGATTCAGGCAGTATTACCCAGCGCCACGGCCACACCGTTCTGGGAAAACGGCGGCCTTCCTCTGAGTCAGGTTGATCCCGGCATTGTTATGCAGGCTGAAAATATGGTCGATGCGGCGCTGTCAGGGTTTATGCAGGGGGAGTTAATCACAATTCCATCCCTGCATGATGAAAGTCGTCTTGAGACCTGGGAGCGGGCGCGTCAGGCCATTATGGAAGACTTTTCACACAACGTGCCGGCGGCTCGCTATCTCACACCTTCATCAAAACATTAA
- a CDS encoding GlxA family transcriptional regulator: MHRVGLLIADQFQSLALSTLTIFEFANLVLNEPFYNCTVYSETGGEIASSYGIKVISQPISEDMTVDTWLIGGVLTPAKLPASPGVVHFLQHHAQRARRVAGICTGAFVLAQAGLLKEKRATTHWAYTQSLKALHPTVRTEDDLIYIIDDHLWTSAGMTAGFDMVLAMVEKDHGTDVARSIAHRMVMNQHRSGGQRQHSELLMLSPKSDRLQIAIEYVRKNLSKTLSVEHLADAIHLSTRQLNRLFLNEMGKSPARVIERLRLEAARTMIEQTRLSLDVIARESGFRDRRHMRNVFVKGYGIPPQSLRTGKSPVTP, from the coding sequence ATGCATCGGGTAGGGCTTCTTATTGCAGATCAGTTTCAGTCCCTGGCGTTATCGACCCTGACCATCTTTGAATTTGCTAATCTTGTTTTGAACGAGCCCTTTTATAACTGCACGGTATATTCGGAAACCGGCGGTGAGATAGCCTCCTCCTATGGGATAAAAGTTATCAGCCAGCCGATCTCTGAAGATATGACAGTTGATACCTGGCTGATTGGCGGGGTGCTAACACCCGCGAAGTTGCCGGCATCACCCGGCGTAGTACATTTTTTACAACATCATGCTCAGCGCGCGCGACGCGTTGCGGGTATTTGCACGGGCGCTTTCGTTCTTGCTCAGGCGGGATTACTGAAAGAGAAACGCGCCACAACGCACTGGGCTTATACCCAGAGTTTAAAAGCTCTCCATCCAACCGTAAGAACCGAAGACGATCTGATTTACATCATTGACGATCATTTGTGGACCTCAGCCGGAATGACCGCGGGTTTTGACATGGTACTGGCGATGGTGGAAAAAGATCATGGTACTGATGTCGCGAGAAGCATTGCACACCGGATGGTTATGAATCAACATCGTTCGGGCGGCCAGCGCCAGCATTCTGAGTTGCTAATGCTATCGCCTAAAAGCGATCGCTTACAAATTGCCATAGAGTATGTGCGAAAAAACCTCAGTAAAACTTTATCCGTAGAACACCTTGCGGATGCGATACATTTAAGCACACGTCAGCTTAACCGCCTGTTTTTGAATGAAATGGGTAAATCACCCGCACGCGTCATTGAGCGACTACGGCTGGAAGCAGCCCGAACGATGATTGAACAGACGCGTTTGTCACTTGATGTCATTGCGCGAGAGTCTGGCTTCAGAGATCGCCGGCACATGCGCAATGTATTTGTGAAGGGTTATGGAATTCCTCCACAGTCGCTACGTACTGGAAAAAGTCCGGTTACCCCTTAA
- the hxlA gene encoding 3-hexulose-6-phosphate synthase — MKLQLALDELTLPEAMVFIDKVVDDVDIIEVGTPFLIREGVNAIKAIKEKYPHKEVLADAKIMDGGYFESRLLFDAGADYVTVLGVTDVLTIQACILAAKETGKQVVVDMISVDDLTARVILLEAAGADLLAVHTGTDQQAAGRKPIDNLVTMLKARRKARIAVAGGISSQTVKDYALLGPDVVIVGSAITHSADPAGEARKISQVLLQHH; from the coding sequence ATGAAATTACAGCTTGCCCTGGACGAGTTAACCCTGCCTGAAGCGATGGTATTTATTGATAAGGTGGTTGATGACGTTGATATTATTGAAGTGGGAACACCCTTTCTTATTCGGGAAGGCGTGAATGCGATTAAAGCCATTAAAGAAAAATACCCGCATAAGGAAGTACTGGCGGATGCGAAAATTATGGATGGGGGATATTTCGAGTCCCGGCTGTTATTTGATGCTGGCGCAGACTACGTTACGGTTCTGGGCGTGACGGATGTTTTAACGATCCAAGCGTGTATCCTGGCGGCAAAAGAGACGGGAAAACAGGTGGTGGTGGATATGATTTCTGTCGATGATCTTACTGCCAGAGTTATTTTGCTGGAGGCCGCCGGTGCCGATCTGCTGGCGGTACACACCGGTACCGATCAGCAGGCTGCGGGGCGTAAGCCGATTGATAATTTGGTCACGATGCTTAAGGCGCGCCGGAAAGCCCGGATTGCCGTGGCTGGTGGCATCAGCAGCCAGACGGTAAAGGATTATGCGCTGTTAGGCCCGGATGTGGTGATTGTGGGATCAGCGATCACGCATTCGGCGGATCCGGCAGGTGAAGCTAGGAAGATTTCACAGGTGTTGTTGCAGCATCACTGA
- the hxlB gene encoding 6-phospho-3-hexuloisomerase: METQSVAGVACSDLHQAMSRIDGAALARLEQAIAEANAIFVFGAGRSLLMLKAFAMRLMHIGLKVHVVGDVVTPALQKGDLLLLASASGETASLVNVATKAKQLGGTVALLTIFPESTLGKLAGVAVRIPAYSDKLPDGPENVKGILPGGSLFEEAVMVLGDAMIVNLAQSTGYRLTKGFALHANLE, from the coding sequence ATGGAAACGCAATCTGTTGCAGGCGTTGCCTGTAGCGACCTGCATCAGGCGATGTCGCGGATTGATGGCGCTGCGCTGGCGCGTCTGGAGCAGGCCATCGCTGAAGCGAACGCGATATTTGTTTTTGGCGCAGGGCGCTCGCTGTTAATGCTGAAGGCTTTTGCGATGCGCCTGATGCATATCGGCCTGAAGGTGCATGTGGTCGGCGATGTGGTCACGCCTGCGCTGCAAAAAGGCGACCTGCTGCTGCTGGCCAGCGCATCGGGCGAAACGGCTTCGCTGGTGAATGTAGCTACGAAAGCGAAGCAACTGGGTGGCACTGTGGCCTTGCTGACCATTTTCCCCGAGTCCACGCTGGGGAAACTGGCGGGGGTGGCGGTCAGGATCCCGGCTTATTCCGACAAACTGCCGGATGGACCCGAGAATGTGAAAGGCATTCTGCCCGGCGGCAGCCTGTTTGAAGAGGCGGTCATGGTGCTGGGTGACGCCATGATTGTGAATCTGGCGCAGTCGACGGGATATCGCTTAACCAAAGGCTTTGCGCTGCACGCCAACCTCGAATAG
- a CDS encoding glucose-6-phosphate isomerase family protein, translating to MKQLHHSGLPLYLDDDGVMALKPPLNYLGFGRKSAGQMAVVLPEFTEAQRDEPAYDVYRGLSFAEDQQRLAADQYQYDITIIMPGTIGKERKKTSGHYHGYNDTRRNTHPEVYEVIKGTAVYILQKSPDFAVAPKDLVVDDLIVAVVKEGQSIIVPPNYGHCSINIGDGPLVFSNLAYKPCAVHYDTVQFYHGMACYIVEENGQLCVRKNHYYPHIPHIKFATVKENPHLGITFDTPLYQRYRAAPERFHFLGHVDNYVREIMGMLQYQDDLFPLCQEDA from the coding sequence ATGAAACAGCTACACCACAGCGGCCTGCCGCTGTATCTCGATGATGATGGCGTAATGGCGCTGAAACCGCCGCTAAACTATCTCGGCTTTGGCCGCAAAAGCGCCGGGCAGATGGCCGTGGTTTTACCGGAGTTCACCGAAGCGCAGCGTGATGAACCGGCTTACGATGTTTATCGCGGGCTCAGCTTTGCGGAGGATCAGCAACGGCTTGCTGCTGACCAGTATCAGTACGACATCACCATCATCATGCCGGGAACAATTGGCAAGGAGCGCAAGAAAACCAGCGGTCACTATCACGGCTATAACGACACGCGGCGCAACACCCATCCGGAAGTGTATGAAGTGATTAAGGGCACGGCGGTGTATATCCTGCAAAAGTCGCCGGATTTTGCCGTCGCGCCAAAAGATCTGGTGGTCGACGATCTTATCGTGGCGGTGGTGAAGGAGGGGCAGAGCATTATCGTGCCGCCGAATTATGGCCACTGCTCCATCAATATTGGCGACGGGCCGCTGGTGTTCAGCAACCTGGCGTATAAACCCTGCGCGGTTCACTACGACACGGTGCAGTTTTACCACGGTATGGCCTGCTACATCGTGGAGGAGAACGGGCAGCTCTGCGTGCGCAAGAATCACTACTACCCGCATATTCCGCACATCAAATTCGCCACCGTCAAAGAGAACCCGCATCTTGGCATCACCTTCGATACGCCGCTTTACCAACGCTATCGCGCCGCGCCGGAACGTTTTCACTTTCTGGGACATGTCGATAACTATGTCCGGGAAATCATGGGGATGCTCCAGTATCAGGATGATTTATTTCCGCTCTGTCAGGAGGACGCATGA